Genomic DNA from Betta splendens chromosome 10, fBetSpl5.4, whole genome shotgun sequence:
tctgtgtgttctgacacctagtttatttcctgttttactttgtcacGTTCTGTCAACCTCATGCCTTCAGCATTTTATCTTGCATTACTCTCGGTCTCATTACTCACTAGCTGCtagtcatcagtaatcagtcataCTATTTAGTCGCCAGTATACACctcagtcctctgccagattgtctgtgttcccatgccagcattccagcgttctaCCAGTAAGTCCAGCCTATGTATGACCCCTGCTTGGTTGACCACGTCTAGTTCCTGTCTGTTCTATGCTTTGCTACCTAAAGTGTTTGACCACTGCCTGAACCTGACCGTCTTTTTGCCTGAGCCTTGTCTGTCCCTCAATCTACATCTGCTGTGTACCGATTCTTGCCGTCCGATCACGACAGTGCAGCTAATGTCTGAATTTGGTAGCAGTCACATGATAAATGAACGAACGACAAATGATCCATAAAGATCCGTATGATACGTATATCAGGaatgaactggagcgcttgctgctcactACAACGCCTGCGTGGCTTGGCTGTTAcgtaacaaataaacaaacaaacaatctatATAAACgaatcccaaaagaactgtagtacttggtgttCGCCACAGAGCCTGGGCTGTGAACGCTAAACGACGAACAAGAACGATCAACTAAACTGCGCAGCCCAAGCTGCCTTTTACTTGACAGCTGGAAGTGaagaagtaaaagtaaaactaattttgacaattagtgtgatatttaaagcaaaaagtaaaaataagctcctaaaatatttacctggtgcatttatcttgtccAATACgcgacattattattattattcattatttattttatgattgtggcagagtatacaggaccacaaaatcaacaataatgttcgaaagtattgatttacaaacgcACTTTACGTTATATACACTTACTTACTTTTGTCATGTAAATACCATTTCTGATCCACACTGATTTAACCAAGTCTTACATTAAATGGTACAAAACTGGATGTTCACAATAAGAGCTTTATATGGCTTCAGAGAAAGGTCATAATCATTCATCAAAAATAGAGAATTTAACTTAAGccaacattattatttttaaggGCAGGTGTCACTATTCTTAAAGAGAAAAATGGCAGTTTGGTCTGGAactcattttcatcattttaagACCAAACTAAGTCAAAATAAATGgagaaattaagaaaaaaaaatcaataatgaGAACAGTTAAGTTAAAAAGCCTCAAAGCTTTTGAATTTCTGTGGAACGCTGTACTGAATACATCTGAATACATTCAATTAAAGAACATAAGAAGAATTAAACTCATACCACTTTGCTGCTACTTTTTAAACCGTTAAAAAGTTAACATTCTGAAGTTGCAATGATCTCCCTAAGCATGTGACTGGAGGCTTCCTGCAATTTTCCAGTATGAATGTCACTGAATGGTGTCAAAATACCATCCAAGTggcaacaacaataacagcgcTGGTGGATATCTGTTCATGTTTAATGAGGCAGCTGGTGGGGCGGTGAAGCATTGTTCTCCTCTCATTGGGGATGTATTGAGTAATTTGTGGTTACTGGGGAGATGCCATTCCCCTTCATCCCTCCACAAATGGCCGCCTGACCACAGTGGATGCCAGAAATGCTGTAATACCATTACTGAACACATTGTGGGCATTCTGCAGGCATGAGACACCACTGCTACaatgtgccccccccccgccgccagTAAATTAAGTTGTCGAAGAAAAAAGACACAGTGAAATTAAAGAAAGTCTCAGAAATGCTCTATGACGCTTATGACAAAAAAACTTTTATATAAACTCTAATATAAGTTAAACAGACAATGTTGACATTCACTGTGAAACCTTTTACAGTATACAGCCTTACTTTTGATTGTGTTACATAATTGATATGTACAAAAgtacaaatatatatttcaaaTTACAAACTCAAAAAAACCAAACACCAGATTCTTTTTGGTTTCTAGATTTTGTGTGAATGCTCTAGATATAAACCCTGCCCAGTTCATTCATTCAGATGCCATAGGTTGCATAAAACCATGAGGGTATAAAtgaaatacagtactgtacttcaATAAAACAGGACAGTTACTGTGATTAAAGTTCAATCACTCAATTCATTTCCTGAAGTGCTGTTGTCATGGATAGGAACCTGCTAAAGCTATTTTGGTTTGGATTTGGAAAACAACAAGGACTGATAATTGGGTAAGTTAAAACTTGTTTCTGTCCAAATTCATAATGACCACTAAAAGGTGTGATTACACACTGATACACACTGAAACCCctgaaaaggctgcagcttgGCACGTTGAAGTCcgaatactgtatgtaaagaaTATGTTATACTGCTGTGAAAGTAGGACTCCCCTTCCCTCCCCTAATAATCATCAAAACCGTATTATATATTGTCTGTTCCTTTCTTTCTCCAGCCTTGGGTTAAGAGAAGGAATTTTCCTGTAGCCCTTGTGACACCTTTCACACTTATTGCTGTGTTGTTAGTTCACAGTGCCCCTTGTGGCCAACTCCACTTTTACTGTAAAGCATGCTCAGAAAATTAAatcttaaattaaaataatatttcaatTATATCTTTTTAACAAAAGGAACATGCATTTGAGCAAACAGATAAGAATTTACTCAGAGGCACAGAAGAGATGGTTCTTACAGTTACACAGTTATATAACTGTCTCTACAGCAGGTGGGATGAAAACAGCATAGAGAGAGACAAGATAATCAGgctttttgtgcttttgttctaattatacaaATTGTGAGTTGAGGTACAATCACAACGGACCTTTTTGCAGTTTCAAGGGAAGCAATAGTAGCTTCTCAAAGATCGCTGAAGTGTTGATGAACAGAATCCTGCACTGGAGCCAAGTCAGTGCAGTAAAATGCTGGACAGGAGAGACACAGGTTATATTTCTGCTCTAGGGTGGCATGACTGAAATATGGACATGAAAAAGGGACAGTTTGGAGAGGGTGGACATATCAGATTCATACATCCTCACACATTGCCTTTTTAGTTTATAACTGCCAAgggtattaataataaatgaggACAATTCTGTGGCGTCTGCATGAGTCATACTTACTGCTATTTGGTTTTCCAAATTTCACATAGGTTAGGTTATCAATCAAAAATATCAAAAATTTCTAACCCTACAATGGAAAGAGATAAACATTAGGATTTGTTCATGATAGGACATCCGTAGCACAAAGGCCTCTTTCAATTATGTTTACaaatttcaaatgtttattttaggATTTAAATATTGCCTAAAGTAAGACTTACATTATGCTAGGCTGAAAGACAAAGAAGACCATCAGAGTATTTTTGCAAACCAATATTTTTCAGTCCAAGTAAGTACATGTAGTTCAATGTcagaaaaaacatgttttctagCTCAGAAACTAAACAGAGCCAGAATACAAATATTATGCTTCAAGGTTGCCAGTGTTTGTACATGAAAAATGAGTACAAAGCATTGTCACTTGTGCTGTTCAACACTGAGCTGTCAGACTAGTCAACCTCTTCACTGATTCAAAGCAGGGTATGGTACCAAGAAGCTGGCGGTGCAAGAATCCTTCACTTTTAATGCAGCCTTGAGAATGTGAGGACTAACCTAAAAAAGAATAATAGGGGGACACAGTGCAAACAGGAGCTGATTTTAATACCTTGATTTAAACATGATTAtacaaaagaaaatcaaaccAATATACAGGAGAATTATGACCAATagaaaattgtatttattatactTTCCAAGATACATTCTATTCAATTGTGATGTCAATAAACACTTATAATTTTAACTTAACAATACTTTTAGATAAGGACCAGATAGCGTTGGTAAGGTAAATAAAACCTATTTTGACAATATAAGCTgaaactaaataaattaaacaaacttaTTTGAAGCCATTATGAAAGAGCAGTTTTGCTAATATTGCACAATGATTCTGTCCAAATATGACAATGTAGAGCCTTACTTTGCCTTCATCATTATTCATACTCTCATCAACTAGAACCAAAACCATATCAAGTTTAAAGCACATTTCTTTTGGTTGCATAATGTTAATAAGAAACCTTTTACAACATACTGTGGGAAATATAATAACCCTACTATTGAAAATGTCACAGACTCTATCAGGCCTCAACTTGCCATGCGAACAACATAAAGAAACATCTCGGCTCATGTTTCATCACCTTCGTCAAGCGGGCCCAGCTTCTGAGAGAaaccaaaacattttaatggaCTCACCACCTGAAATAGCGCTGGTATATTTTACTAGTActattctttgtgtttttctcttttttcaatAAACCCAATATCTCTTTAAGTAATCCTgcatagaaaaataaatgaacagtgTCGTTTTTACTACGAATTGAAAGCTGACAAGGAGAGGTGGATCACTGATTTAATTGTATTATTGGTTTGTGTGAATCTGGATTGTAGTCTCTTGATAATGCTCtgtcatatgtgtgtgtgtgtatgtatgatGCTTGTCTTTCCTTGCAATTTACAAACCAGTCTTATAGATACAAATAATGTAAGACTTACAAAATAAATTTCCAGGTTACGCTTACATGGCAAGCAGCTTTATAATTTTTTTAGCCTCGGGTTTGTCATTTTTCAGAAACAACGTCCTCTGACAGTGTATGTGCCATTAGATTTCACCCAAAACATAGTTACTTCAAGCAGTAATTTTGGAAAGAGAAACACAACTCCATTCAGAAGACATTTAACATGGCTCTCTACACAAAAAACAGGTCATGAAATCATTCAATCAAAAGAGTTTCACATGTGCCTCCAATTCCTATGAACGGTAAACGGGGCTGTTTAGCCAAGTGGCAAATAGCAGGTGCACTGCTACTGGTGTGTAATCCACACAAGATGGCAGCGAGTCTGCAGCTGACTCCAGAGATCTTCCCCGAGATTAAATAGATATCCTCATGAattaaaatcagttttaaaaaagaaagcaaagtaGCATCCATTGAAAGCAATCCAGAACAATAGAGCAACAACCAAGGCTTCCCCCTTAATtttcttttccttgtttttttttgttttaaacaagGATTGAAGGTGAGGTATATTCTCAACACTGTTTTCAACACCCTTTGATTTGGTtggtaaaagaaaacaaaaaagatgagTACCCATTTCAatagcagcaaaaaaaaaaaaaacataactcTCTGGTTGCTTTTTAGGGTGTCCTGTTGTATTTATGTGGGATTGTTACATGTAGTGGCATGGATAATCCAAAAagtcttttactgtaaaatacatCCACGCTGATTCTAATAGCTTTGTAGTGTGGAGCCATTTTGTCCATCGCTGCATTAGTCATTTAGGATTTTCAGAAGGCACttttttgctgtgtgtgggagtgtgtgtgtgtgtgtgtatgtatgtgtgttccaagagacagaaagaaagatgaAGACAGAAAGCAAGATCTCTAGGCGGTAGGGGTTGCAGATGTGTGGctaaagagaagagaaagaagcaaAGAAAGGTAGAtgagtttgtctgtctgcctgttcgtgtatgtatgtgtgatCAATGCACTAAATCAAACCCAACAATTCCTAAATTTTACTCAATGCAGTCTGCTCCTCGAGCACCTGCAAGTAATCAGGTGTTCCTTGGAGCTTGGCTTTAAGCTCATAATACTCACTTTTTCTATGCTCCACCACGATCTTACTGTGGTTCCCGCCTATCAGGGATGACTTCTTCATCTTTTTATCCAGCATTTTGTCCGGGTAGCGTATTTCGTACCCGCCCATCCCTATACTGTTGAAATCTCGTTTGCTGTCCAGGAAGTTCTGGATGAACATACTGGGCTCTCGACTGGGGAGGAATTCCTCGAGTTCGTCGATGGTGCTAAGACGTTTGTTGCGCTCCAGGGTGGAAAGCGAGTCTTTATCCTTGTCAGCACTGTTGCGGAGGATGATTTTCTGTCTCTGCGAGTCTGCAAACTTAAAGCCAGCGTCCATATCTGAGGAGCGTCCAATCCCACAGGTGTGGCTCTTACCAATGTGCTCAATGGTTTGAGGAATAAAAGTCTCGGCTCCTAGATCATCTCCTGGGATAGAACCTTTCTTGCTTGATTTGTGGCTATGTCGGCGGAGCTGTAACGACATAGAGCCACACTCTTGGTTCCCCAGTCCCTCCTGTCTGCTGACTGGTTTTTTATTCCGCCTCAGGACAAAGACTAAAAGGCAGAAGGCCACAAACACTGTAAGGATAAGCACTATAAGAATGCTGAGGATCATAATTGAGAGAGGCACAGGCCCTCCTGGTGGGGCTTTGCCAACCCCAGCAGGCGAAACAGAGGTCAAAATAGGGGTTGGGTTAGTGAAAATAAATGGGGGCTTTGCAATAAGCTTAGGACACAGGATCTCATTTTTCAAGAGGCGCAGCTCAATGTTGACGAACTGCACTGGGGAGGCACATTTGACCTCTTTGGCAGCCACTCCATCACTTAGCTTCTCTAGCCAGATTTTGAGGGCGACCAAATCGCAGGAACACTCCCATGGGTTCCCTTCCAGGTCTATTTGAGTCAGTGACCGCAGCTGGTCCAAGACACCACTCACTGGCATAGTAATGAAGTGGTTGTTTTTCAGATTTAGTCTAGCTAAAGAGACACCCACAAACACATAGGCAGGAAGACTCCGCAGAACATTATTGTTGAGATACAGAAGTTGTAAATTTGGCATGGAGTCAAATGTGCCTGATAAGATTTCTTTTATGGCATTGTATTCCAAATATAGATACTGAAGATTTGTAAGGCCCAAAAACATTTCAGGGTGCAACTGTTCAAGTTGATTTCCATTTAAATACAGTCTCCTCAGATTAGTGAGGTTAGCAAACACACCTTTCTGGACTGTGATGATTTGATTGCTGCCAAGATGTAGCAAATCTAAACCCTGGAATCCCTGGAAATCAGCTGGGCTTAGGTCGCGGATGTAATTCCCACTTAAGTGAAGTTTCTTGGCATTTGGAGGTTTGGGAATAAGATCAGCAagatttttaatatttctttcCTGACAACTAACACTAATGCCAAAGTCAGAGGGGTGAGCTTTGCAGCTGCAGGGATGTGGACACAGCAGTGGAGGGGTCCGTGTCTGAAAGGAAACAATTTGGCTATTTCTTCCAAATGGGGCCAAACCCGCAACAATACCATTACCATAAATCTTAGATGAGTCAGTAGTTTTTGGTGTTTTCGTGGCTATGGAAACCATAGTGGTTGGAGAAATTTTTGAGGGCAGCTGCCCATTCTCAGGCAGCACAGGTGGCATAAAGTCACTTCCAGTTCCCATTGGACAAAGTTCTTGTTTGTTGGTTTCTTTCAGTAGCCTCCCATACAAGTCACTTGGTGTTTCACATATGGCCTCaccaataaaaatattatagGGCATATTTTCAAGCCATGCTTTGAGAGGTGCTAAATCACATGTGCAGTTCCAAGGGTTGTCATCCAGCTGGAGCTCCACAATGCGCCCAATATGTTCCAGAACTCCTAGATAAGGAAGCTTCTGGATCCTGTTCCCTCTAATGTCCAAGTGTGTGAGCGAGGCAAAGCGAAATATGTTATCAGGAAGTGACTGTATGAGATTATCATTCAGTATAAGAACTTTCAGCTTGTGCAGTTTGTTAAACGCACCCTTTTCAACGTACTTTATCAAATTATAATCAGCCTGAAGGTATTCCAAATTTTCTATGCCCTGCAAGGTGTCTGCTCGCAGCACTTTTAACTCATTATTGTTCAGGTGGAGTTGTTTCAATGCACTCATCCCCATGAAAGCTCCACCTTCGATGTTCTGCAGTTTATTGTTTCCTAGCTGCAGTGACACAGCGTGGGTGAAGTTGAGGAATGAGTTTGGGTAGAGTATGATTAAGAAGTTATTCTGGAAGTTCAAGTGGTAGAGAGATGAGGCTGGTGGGATGAGCTGCGTGGGTCGGTAGACAGTAATCTTTTCGCAGTTGACATACAGCACGTTTTCCACCGATGTGCAGGAGCAGGCGCTGCAGGTCTCAGCCATTAAGTCCGAGGCGGACGGGTCTGTCATCGGGGCTCCCTCTGATATGGAgggggaggacagggaggaggagagagacccagagatggaagaagaaaaagctgccAGCAGGAATACGAGCAGCATCTCGCCAGTTAGAAATCCTCCCCAAGAAAACCATTTAGTAACCtttggagaaacacacacacacacacacacacacacacacacacacacacacacacacacacacacacacacacacacacacacacaggtgcataAACAAGcattcacacatacataaaTGAGCAAACATAAAAACCCAGTAAGGCACACAGAAAGCAAATTATCAAAATGCGTATTTCACATTGGGTGCCATTTATATGGcactaaaacacacataaatttatattttcttgTACTGTATAAGAACTATATGTaattgcaaaacacacacatacacattcaaaaatcttttttaaatAGAATCACTGTAGTGAGTGTAACGATTTGCTATAATTTCTGGATTTGAGGGAATGATGATATGCTGGGGAAATGACTCAACCTTATTTACTGCTGCACTATTCTGCATCTTATTCTGATACCCAGCACATTAAGCACAGTCTTTGATCTGAATGAGCTGGTCCATATCACTAAATGAGAATCTCTCATATTGTGAcactagaaaaaaaattatattgttATATCGTAAAATGTGATAATTTAATGCTAATGAAGTCTAAATAAATGAGACTTACTCAAAGCTGAGGTGGTAATAATGGCAGGTCCTTCTGGAGACACGGGGCACCATGGGTGAGACATGGATGGAGGCGTGCAGTCCTCCCAGCTGAATAGAATGCAGATAGTTACAGGCGCAAAAAGATCTCTGCAGCCTCTATTTCCTCATCTAGGCTACTGTATTTTAACCCTGTATATGACACAATTTGAGACGGAAATGCGGGGGGCAGAGATGagttggggaggggggggtctctTTCACCCGATGCGTCTTTTACTGACGGGCTCCTCTTGCTTGGTAAAATTACCCCTCTGGTCGTTCGGTCCCCACGGTGAATGCGCTACCTCCATTGGAGAGCATTGATTTGGCACAGGAATAGAttggagaaaaacagaaaacaagataGGCAAAACAGGATGCGCGACCGCGGAAGAGACAGGTAGCTTTTACACCCCTTGGTGGCGTGTCTGGCGAAACCAACGCGTGAAAAAATGCGCAAGGCGGTCGGTGATGCAGTCAAATAAGTCATTCATTTTTGGActtgtttgctttttaatgtTAAGGACGGCTGGGGGAAGAAAATGGGCAGGGACAAGTATGGGGGGTGGGGTGGCTCACAGTGTTCCCCTGGCTTCAGCTCGGCTCAGCAACCGCCAAAGATCCACTGAATAAACGCTGGCTTGTTTGGAGCAAAGTTGCGCACTGGTATAATGCTTCTGAGGACAAAAGCAGGCGAAACGCTCCCATCAggttttgtgtttcagtgtaTTATTTTCCACGAGGATGTATAAATCCGGTAGCTTTTGGTAGGAAACAGTTATTTTCTCTATAGACAGAACAGTCTATTTGCAGGCGGTGGAAAGATGCTTCCTTCAGTATTCATCCAGCTGATGGATATCTTTGCGTACAAAGGACTGATGTAACAAAAAACGGCTACGATGTAATCGAAGTTT
This window encodes:
- the slitrk4 gene encoding SLIT and NTRK-like protein 4 codes for the protein MLLVFLLAAFSSSISGSLSSSLSSPSISEGAPMTDPSASDLMAETCSACSCTSVENVLYVNCEKITVYRPTQLIPPASSLYHLNFQNNFLIILYPNSFLNFTHAVSLQLGNNKLQNIEGGAFMGMSALKQLHLNNNELKVLRADTLQGIENLEYLQADYNLIKYVEKGAFNKLHKLKVLILNDNLIQSLPDNIFRFASLTHLDIRGNRIQKLPYLGVLEHIGRIVELQLDDNPWNCTCDLAPLKAWLENMPYNIFIGEAICETPSDLYGRLLKETNKQELCPMGTGSDFMPPVLPENGQLPSKISPTTMVSIATKTPKTTDSSKIYGNGIVAGLAPFGRNSQIVSFQTRTPPLLCPHPCSCKAHPSDFGISVSCQERNIKNLADLIPKPPNAKKLHLSGNYIRDLSPADFQGFQGLDLLHLGSNQIITVQKGVFANLTNLRRLYLNGNQLEQLHPEMFLGLTNLQYLYLEYNAIKEILSGTFDSMPNLQLLYLNNNVLRSLPAYVFVGVSLARLNLKNNHFITMPVSGVLDQLRSLTQIDLEGNPWECSCDLVALKIWLEKLSDGVAAKEVKCASPVQFVNIELRLLKNEILCPKLIAKPPFIFTNPTPILTSVSPAGVGKAPPGGPVPLSIMILSILIVLILTVFVAFCLLVFVLRRNKKPVSRQEGLGNQECGSMSLQLRRHSHKSSKKGSIPGDDLGAETFIPQTIEHIGKSHTCGIGRSSDMDAGFKFADSQRQKIILRNSADKDKDSLSTLERNKRLSTIDELEEFLPSREPSMFIQNFLDSKRDFNSIGMGGYEIRYPDKMLDKKMKKSSLIGGNHSKIVVEHRKSEYYELKAKLQGTPDYLQVLEEQTALSKI